The nucleotide window GGTGGGGGTTTTACGACACGGAAAAACTCGTTCAGGCCACAAGCGGCGTGGGCAGAGCCATTCCGGGTTTTGAAAGAACATGCAGGTAAATCTGCGTGGTTTCGATACTGCGGTGTCCCAGAAGATCCTGCACGCTGCGGATATCCGTTCCCCGTTCCAGTAGGTGGGTGGCGAAACAGTGGCGCAAAGTATGCGAGGTCACCCGTTTTGCCAACCCGGCCCGCCTCGCCGCTTGCTTGATATGTTTCTGGTAAATGCCCGGATGGAAGTGATGGCGTCGGATTACTCCGCTACGGGGATCCGTACTTTCGTTCTGTCCCGGCCACAACCAGAACCATTCCCATGCTTCCGCCGACTTGGAAAATTTTCGCTGCAATCCACTACTGGGCATCTCTACTCCGGGAAGCCCGCGACGGCGGTCTTCCTCATGCAGGGTCCTGGCATAACGCAATTGGGTTTCCAGTTCACCAGCCAAAGGTTCGGGAAGGCCCACCAACCGGTCCTTGTTTCCCTTGCCGGCCCGCACCACAATTTGACGCCGGGCAAAATCCACATCCTTCACCCGCAATCGCATCAGTTCGCTCAATCGAAGGCCGGTCCCGTACTGAAGACGCGCCATCAGCCGGTAACGTGCGGGAAGTGCATCGAACAGCCGTTGTAATTCCTCCCGACTGAGCACCACCGGAATCGATCGCCGAATACGACCGCGCATGAAGGAGGAAAAATCTCCGAGTTCAAGCTTCATGACTTCTCTTAAGAAAAAGACACAGGCATTGAGCGCCTGCTTTTGCGTGGAAGCGCTTACACCCTCCCTTACCGCCAGGTGGGTCAAGTAAGATTGAAGCGATTCCTGAGACGGATTGCCGTCGCCGCAAACCTTGCAAAACCGCAAAAACCGTTTCAACCAACCCAGGTAGCTGCGCTCGGTGGCCAGACTCATGTGACGCACCCTCATAAGCTCGCGGGCCTTGTTCAGATTCGCATCCGCATCTTTCGAGTCAGGCAAGGTTTCATGAACGCGTTTGGCGGATTTTTCACCGTTCTCCGCTGTTTGAAAACTGGGCCTGATCACCCTGAATTCATGGGGCTCGTCCGGTTTTTCTTTACGGTCCTGAATCCTGCTTTCCTTTCTATCAGCCTCTCCTTGCAGCCTGGGTGAGGTTTGGGGAGACATGGGTACCATTTGCACGCCGCCACCAAATCGGGCCAGCGTTTGACCACCCTTGTTTTGGTGAACCGGTACCCGTTCCGGGGCGTTCACAAAAAACCACCGCAACGCCTGACGCCAGCGTTCCGCCATCCAATCCTCTGGACTTCTCTCCCGTATCAACTCGGCCACAAACTCTCTGGCATTTTGGCAGGTTGCTTTCTCGCCTCGCCGCTTCAGCCACCCCAAATACCACCTGATTGTAATCGTGTGAGACTGAATCTTACTGCAATGAAACCCGCTGTTTCGCAGCACGGTTTCCCAATGGGTGAAGAGAATTGTTTTCATGGAACGTATAGTGAACATAAAATCACTATGCATGCAATAAAAAGTTATTCACAAGATTTCGGGGAGGGGGTATTTTTTGCCGGGATTTTCTGACAAAGTACTCTTAAGACTAACTGGCGCGCGCGAGGGAGATCAGAAAACCCTTGACGTTCAGTGATTTGGAGTTGATCGTTTCGCCGTGAAAAATACCCCCCAACCCCCTCCGGATATCAGCCGGTTTTTGTTATCTCAATAGTACTGTTCGAGAAGAGAATTGAAAAAGCTGAGGAATAATCTACTGTCCGAGTATGAGCATTGAACAGATCAAGGAAAAGATCAGGGAATTAGATCCCTCTGAGCTCGATCAAGTTGCAGCTTTAATCCTGCAGATCCGGCGTACCAACGACCCTGAACGGAAAAAAGAACTGTCCCAAATGATTGACGACAAGGATGTTATCCCTTGGAGCGGAGCTACTGAAGATTAAATGGCCGAATCTTACACGGTTTTTCTTCGCCGTACGGCCTCTGTGGCCCTTAATTCGGTTGGAGGATCTCGAAAGAAGGGTATTGAACGGTTTATCGATTACCTCGGGGAAAATCCGTTTGATGAGGGAGATTTTCCAGAGGTAGATGAATCCGGGAGAAAAGTGTTCTGCAAAGTCATTCGGGACTATGCGGTTTCCTATTACCCAGACCATGCAGTCAAAGAATTGAAGATCCTTGAAATCGTACGCACTCCATGAAGAAGGAACTCGAACAAGTCGGTTCTGGAAATCCGGACAAGCCGGATTCCTAAGCTTCGGCGTTATACAAAGAATAGTGTTGCCATAATGCACACATTGTGCATCTTTTAGAGCATGGTTTATGATTGGGATCCAGAAAAAGAAGAATGGCTCAACGAAAACCGAAATCTGAGTTTCCTGCACGTTCTTTACCACCTTGATCGGGGTGATCTCCTAGACGTAAGGGAGCACGCCAACAAGGAAAAGTATCCGCACCAAAAAGTGCTTATTGTCAATATGAATGATTATGTGTATGCAGTTCCATTCGTTGAGGATGACGAGACTTGGTTTTTGAAAACGATTATTCCCAGTAGAAAAGAAACGAAGAAGTATTTGAAATGAAGGCATTAAAATTAGACCAGGAAGAGAAAGAATTACTCGAAGAATTAGAAAGAGATGAATGGGTATCCACTCTCGCATCTCCCAAGGATTTCAAGCAGTTTCAAGAGGCTGCCAAGAACACTTTAAAGAAAGACAAAAGAGTGAACATTCGCATCAGCGAACGAGATCTTTCTTCGATCCAGAAAATAGCACTTGAAGAAGGTATACCGTATCAGACTTTGATATCGAGCGTGCTCCATAAATACGTAAACAAAAAGATCAAAGTATAACCAGTCGGTGGTCCAAATCTCCGGAAGCTGCGCTCCCAGCCATTCATCACTTTGACGTTCGACAACGAAATAAACCATCATCGTGACCTACTGGCTTGATCTATTTACCGGCGTAACGTGGAATGAATTCCGCAATGCCGGCAGCAACGTAACTGGCTTCCGAGAAACACGCTGGAAGACGATCCAGCGAATCAAGGAAGGCGACATCTTTTTGTGTTACCTGACTGGTGTTTCCCGATTTGTCGGTCTGCTCGAAGTCACAGGGAAGCCATTTCAGGACGATACTCCGATCTGGAAGGATGTGGTTTTTCCATGTCGCCTGCAGGTCAACCCCCTACTGGAACTCGATCCAGAGTATGGAGTTTCAGTCCATGACCTGCGGGACCGCCTTTCATGCTTCCTCAAGTCTGAGGCGTCCAATGCTTGGACTGGTGCATTTCGAGGATCGCCAGCGAAGTGGTCGCAGTCAGATGGGGATGCAGTTGTTGAAGTTCTCCAACACGCCAAGGCCCATCCCAAGAAGCTCCCAACCGATCCGAAGAAGCTGGCCCAGAAGCCACGAGCGTTTATTGGCAAGGACAAAAAGCCTGTCACGATCCCCGATGATGATGAACTGCCACTGACGACCA belongs to Verrucomicrobiota bacterium and includes:
- a CDS encoding toxin, producing MVYDWDPEKEEWLNENRNLSFLHVLYHLDRGDLLDVREHANKEKYPHQKVLIVNMNDYVYAVPFVEDDETWFLKTIIPSRKETKKYLK
- a CDS encoding CopG family antitoxin, whose protein sequence is MKALKLDQEEKELLEELERDEWVSTLASPKDFKQFQEAAKNTLKKDKRVNIRISERDLSSIQKIALEEGIPYQTLISSVLHKYVNKKIKV
- a CDS encoding integron integrase; its protein translation is MKTILFTHWETVLRNSGFHCSKIQSHTITIRWYLGWLKRRGEKATCQNAREFVAELIRERSPEDWMAERWRQALRWFFVNAPERVPVHQNKGGQTLARFGGGVQMVPMSPQTSPRLQGEADRKESRIQDRKEKPDEPHEFRVIRPSFQTAENGEKSAKRVHETLPDSKDADANLNKARELMRVRHMSLATERSYLGWLKRFLRFCKVCGDGNPSQESLQSYLTHLAVREGVSASTQKQALNACVFFLREVMKLELGDFSSFMRGRIRRSIPVVLSREELQRLFDALPARYRLMARLQYGTGLRLSELMRLRVKDVDFARRQIVVRAGKGNKDRLVGLPEPLAGELETQLRYARTLHEEDRRRGLPGVEMPSSGLQRKFSKSAEAWEWFWLWPGQNESTDPRSGVIRRHHFHPGIYQKHIKQAARRAGLAKRVTSHTLRHCFATHLLERGTDIRSVQDLLGHRSIETTQIYLHVLSKPGMALPTPLVA
- a CDS encoding EVE domain-containing protein, which translates into the protein MTYWLDLFTGVTWNEFRNAGSNVTGFRETRWKTIQRIKEGDIFLCYLTGVSRFVGLLEVTGKPFQDDTPIWKDVVFPCRLQVNPLLELDPEYGVSVHDLRDRLSCFLKSEASNAWTGAFRGSPAKWSQSDGDAVVEVLQHAKAHPKKLPTDPKKLAQKPRAFIGKDKKPVTIPDDDELPLTTKAGTTDSAPTEHTEIQALLLRLGADMGFDVWVGATGSMGNCQVFWQQ